Proteins encoded together in one Amblyomma americanum isolate KBUSLIRL-KWMA chromosome 1, ASM5285725v1, whole genome shotgun sequence window:
- the LOC144106602 gene encoding uncharacterized protein LOC144106602, which yields MNRMAAVVPAILRARNSSQARDPTHRPPFAALTSVLCCQRPASIGPCVLPAFGCVIPPDPFMLKIKSCMEVEQSHQVACDFCQGPGAGWEISGWPVVFTQ from the exons atgaatcgcatggccg ctgtggtgccggcgattctccgagctcggaactcttcccaggcacgggatcctacccacagacctcccttcgccgcactcacgagtgttctttg ttgccagcggccagcatctattgggccatgtgtgcttcctgccttcggctgtgtcatccctcctgatccgttcatg ctaaagatcaagagttgcatggaagttgagcaaagccaccaagttgcgtgtgatttttgccaggggcctggagcaggctgggaaattagtggatggccagtggtattcactcagtaa